The Stenotrophomonas sp. BIO128-Bstrain region GGCGGCCCAGCGCCGGAAATTCATCGAGCATCAGCAGCAGCTTGTGGTTGCGCTGGATGCCGTCGGAACCGTCGAGCGATTCGGTGAGTCGCCGCCCGATCTGGTTCAGGATGAGCCGGATCAGCGGCTTGGTGCGGCTGATGTCGGACGGCGGCACCACCAGATAGAGCGATACCGGATGCTCGGCGGAAATCAGGTCGGCGATGCGCCAGTCGCAGCGCGAAGTGACTTCGGCCACCGTGGGATCGCGGTAAAGGCCGAGGAACGACATGGCGGTGCTCAAGACACCGGAACGCTCGTTGTCCGACTTGTTGAGCACTTCGCGCGCGGCGGATGCGACAACCGGGTGCGGTGCATCGCCCAGGTGCTTCGTCGTCATCATCCGGTGCAGCGTCAGCTCGAACGGGCAAGCCGGGTCACTGAGGAAGTTGGCGACGCCGCGCAGCGTCTTGTCCTCGCCCGCATAGAGCACATGCAGGATCGCGCCGACCAGCAGCGCGTGCGAAGTCTTCTCCCAATGGTTGCGACGTTCGAGTGCGCCATCGGGATCGACCAGAATGTCGGCCACGTTCTGCACGTCGCGCACTTCATGTGCGCCGCGCCGAACCTCCAGCAGCGGGTTATAGGCGGCCGACTTCGCATCGGTCGGGTTGAATAGCAGGCAATGGCTGAACCGCGAACGCCAGCCGGCAGTAAGCGTCCAGTTCTCGCCTTTGATGTCGTGAACGACGACGGACGCGGGCCAACTCAACAGGGTGGGAACAACTAGGCCGACGCCCTTGCCCGAGCGCGTGGGCGCAAAGGTCAGGACGTGTTCCGGGCCTTCGTGCCGCAGATACTGGCCGCGATGCAGGCCTAGGAAAACGCCGGCCGGCTGCGCCAGCCCGGCTTTCCGAACGTCATCCGCATGGGCCCAGCGTGCCGAACCGTAAGTGGTGACCAGACGCGACTGCCGCGAGCGCCACACTGACATGGCGATGGCAACCACCACGGCTACCAGACCGCTGCCGCCTGCAATTGCGCCACCTATGTCGAAGACGTGCGGCGCGTAGGCATCGAAGAAGAACCACCACTCGAACAGTCGCCAGGGGTGATAGACCGGCGTTCCAAAGAAGTCGAACCACGACGAGCCAAGGCGTAGTTGGTAGCCCAGAGCGGCGGCTGTCCATTGCGTTGCACTCCACACACCGGCGATCACGATGCCGAATACGGCGGCGATCTGCCCGAACAGCACACCCTGAGCTTGCATTGACTGGCCTCCGATTTCCCCTACGCTGTTTCCTCGTCGAAACGCGGCACAAGGACGTGCCGCATAGCGTGAGGATCAGTGCCGGGTCAGTGCCGGTCAAAGACCGTTATCGGAAGCAAGGTGATGAAATCAGCAAGGTTGCAGGCTGTGCAGAACCCAGTAAAAACGCCGCAGGCGCGGGCGCGCTGCGGCGTGTTGACAAAGAAGAACAGGATTTTTGGGCGAAGGACTGCCGATCAGAAATTCGGTGGTGTCTCCGATGGTGTGTAGGGCGTCTTTCCGTCGCCGTAGAACCGCTTGCGGGTAGCCTCGGCAACGCGGTTGCAAAGCACATCGCCCAGCGTCGCGCGATCAGTCTTGCACTGCTGGCGCAGTTTCTTCAAGCGTGCCGGATCGGCGGCCAGTTCTTCTACGGTCGGCACGTTGGCCTGCTTGGGCGTCTCCGACGGGCCGCAGGCCGTGAGTGCCGCAACCAGCAGCAAGGGGATCATTCGCTTCATGGCTCTGTGTCCTCCGGGGGTTCGGGTTCAGGTGGCGGCCTGGGCCGTGCGCGTTCGGGCAAATCGATGGCCTGCACCCGTTCGATGAACCGGGCCAGCACTTCCGAACACTCGCCTTCTCGATGCAACACATAGGTCGTTAGCACGGGGGAGCGGCCCGCCAAGGGCCGTGCTACCACACCCGGCTCGCGGCTAGCCGCGATGTGGGTTGCACCAGTCAGCCCCAGCGCAAAACCTGCGGATACGAGAGCCATCATCAAATCGCAGGAAGCCACGCGCTCGGCAATCAGCGGCTCCAAGTCCGCGCGGCGCAGTACCCGTTCGACCTGGCGCGCATGCCCTTCGCACGCGAGCGGATCGCACAGCACCAGCGGGTAACGCAGCATTTCTTCGAGGGGGATGCGCTTGTGCTTGAGCAGGGGATGGCGCGCAGGCACGGCCACCATTAGCTGATCACTCCACACCGCTTCGGCCACGATGCCTTCGCCCACCTCATCGGACTGGGCGAATCCCACGTCGTACAGGTCGTCATGCAGCCCCTTGAGTTGCTGCGACAATGGCACTTCAAACAGCCGAATCTCAACTTCGGGTTCTTCCTGCCTACATAGCGCCAACAAGGTTGGCAGGCGCGACGGGGTAATGCCATCGGACAGTGCAATGCGCAACTGGCCGTGGAAGCCATTTGCCGCCGCCTTCACACTCTCGCGAGCCTGCTGCAAGGCTGTGAAAATGCGCGGAACATGTGCCATAAGCAGCTTGCCCGCCCGCGTCAGCCGCGTACTGCGGCTGGTGCGTACGAACAACTGTTCGCCCAGGTCTTCTTCCAACTCCTTGATGGTGCGCGACAGCGGCGACTGCTCTATGTGCAAGCGCTCGGCGGCACGGGCGAAGTGCAGTTCTTCAGCCACAGCAAGAAAGCAGCGCAAGTGACGAAGTTCCATAGCCCTGTCCTTCCATGATCCTTGTTGATGTAGGGGACGAGATGCATACCTGCTGTAGTACCAGTCAAATTGAACTCAGATGCATGGCATATAATTATACATATGTTCATATGTAAATCAATGTTATGTGAATGGCGCTTGACCTTCCAACCGTGACAAGGATCAAACTTAGAGCATCCCAACCGGAAAGGAGTTTTCCATGCAATTCCATCTCGAAGACATGACCTGCGGCGGCTGCGCCCGCACCGTAACCAAGACGATCCAGTTGATCGACCCCAATGCCACGATCATCACGGACCCGCCGAGCCGTCGCGTCGAGGTGCAGACTTCGGCTTCCCAAGAGCAGATCGCCGCGGCCCTCAGCGAAGCTGGCTTCCCACCGCGTGCGCAGTAAAACCTCCTCGCGGTCGATCCGCACGTAGGTCGACCGCGATGCGGACACACGCGCCGTGCCGTATCTGGCGCGGCGCTCAGTGCTTCTCAAGGTAGGGAACCTTCTTTCTCATCTCAATGGCCCTCGCCGCCACCACCAGGTTCTCGGTCAGGGGCACGAAGCCCAGCGGCGTGTGCTGTTCTCGCCCACGCAGGCTCACTTGAGTTCCCAGCGATCAACATAGACCCCCTTGAAGCAAGGGTGTGTAGGCACTTGGATCGCGGATCGGTCGTCAGGCTGCATCGACCTCAATCCTTCGCTTACCAGCAACCCCGCCTGCAGCGGTACGCCAAGCCCTAGTGGTTCTCCTTGGCGTGGTTGATCGTGTACTTCGGGATCTCGACGGTCAGGTCCTCGTTCGCAACGATGGCCTGGCAGCTCAGGCGTGACTGCGCCTCTAGTCCCCACGCCCGATCGAGCAAGTCGTCCTCGCACTCCTCGACCTCGTTGAGCGACTCGAAGCCCTTGCGCACGATGCAGTGGCAGGTCGTGCATGCACAACTCATGTCGCAGGCATGCTCGATCTCGATGCCGTTGTCCAGCAGCGCTTCGCAGATCGAGGTGCCGGCTGGCACGTTCAGCACGGCGCCCTCAGGCGCCAGTTCAGGGTGAGGTAAGACGGTGATTTGGGCACGTATCTTCTGGCCGATCAATGAGAACGCGGCTTTTTCGGCGTTGCGTTGGCACGCTCGCGGCGCGGCACGGCGCCGGTGCGCGCTTCGGGCTCGTCGCCGCCGGCATCGGGCTGCTCCAGCGTGTGCAGGATTGGGCATTCGGGCCGTTCGTCGCCCGCGCAGCACCGGATCAGAGCCTTGAGCGTCCCGGCCATCTCCAGCATGCTTTCGATGCGCCGGTCCAACTCGGCGATGTGCTGCTGGGCCAGGCGCTTGACGTCAGCGCTCTGGCGCGCCTTGTCGTTCCACAGCCCCAGCAGGTCCGTGATCTCGGCCACCGAAAAGCCGAGGTCTCGCGCGCGCCGGATGAAATGCAGGCGGTGGACGTCGTCCTGGGTATAGGCGCGGTAGCCTGCATCGGTGCGGTCGGCCGGGGGAATCAGGCCGATCTGTTCGTAGTAGCGGATCATCTTGGCCGAGACCTTCGAAGCCTTGGATGCTTCACCGATGTTCATGGTGTTCCTCCTTTCTTAATGAGCGGTATCCGCCGCCAGTGGCGGCTGGAAGCGGCGCAGGCGGAGCGCGTTGCCGAGCACGAACACGCTCGACACCGCCATCGCGCCGG contains the following coding sequences:
- the cueR gene encoding Cu(I)-responsive transcriptional regulator produces the protein MNIGEASKASKVSAKMIRYYEQIGLIPPADRTDAGYRAYTQDDVHRLHFIRRARDLGFSVAEITDLLGLWNDKARQSADVKRLAQQHIAELDRRIESMLEMAGTLKALIRCCAGDERPECPILHTLEQPDAGGDEPEARTGAVPRRERANATPKKPRSH
- a CDS encoding EexN family lipoprotein; translated protein: MKRMIPLLLVAALTACGPSETPKQANVPTVEELAADPARLKKLRQQCKTDRATLGDVLCNRVAEATRKRFYGDGKTPYTPSETPPNF
- the fdx gene encoding ISC system 2Fe-2S type ferredoxin, which produces MRAQITVLPHPELAPEGAVLNVPAGTSICEALLDNGIEIEHACDMSCACTTCHCIVRKGFESLNEVEECEDDLLDRAWGLEAQSRLSCQAIVANEDLTVEIPKYTINHAKENH
- a CDS encoding heavy-metal-associated domain-containing protein; amino-acid sequence: MQFHLEDMTCGGCARTVTKTIQLIDPNATIITDPPSRRVEVQTSASQEQIAAALSEAGFPPRAQ
- a CDS encoding LysR substrate-binding domain-containing protein, which gives rise to MELRHLRCFLAVAEELHFARAAERLHIEQSPLSRTIKELEEDLGEQLFVRTSRSTRLTRAGKLLMAHVPRIFTALQQARESVKAAANGFHGQLRIALSDGITPSRLPTLLALCRQEEPEVEIRLFEVPLSQQLKGLHDDLYDVGFAQSDEVGEGIVAEAVWSDQLMVAVPARHPLLKHKRIPLEEMLRYPLVLCDPLACEGHARQVERVLRRADLEPLIAERVASCDLMMALVSAGFALGLTGATHIAASREPGVVARPLAGRSPVLTTYVLHREGECSEVLARFIERVQAIDLPERARPRPPPEPEPPEDTEP
- a CDS encoding conjugal transfer protein TraG: MQAQGVLFGQIAAVFGIVIAGVWSATQWTAAALGYQLRLGSSWFDFFGTPVYHPWRLFEWWFFFDAYAPHVFDIGGAIAGGSGLVAVVVAIAMSVWRSRQSRLVTTYGSARWAHADDVRKAGLAQPAGVFLGLHRGQYLRHEGPEHVLTFAPTRSGKGVGLVVPTLLSWPASVVVHDIKGENWTLTAGWRSRFSHCLLFNPTDAKSAAYNPLLEVRRGAHEVRDVQNVADILVDPDGALERRNHWEKTSHALLVGAILHVLYAGEDKTLRGVANFLSDPACPFELTLHRMMTTKHLGDAPHPVVASAAREVLNKSDNERSGVLSTAMSFLGLYRDPTVAEVTSRCDWRIADLISAEHPVSLYLVVPPSDISRTKPLIRLILNQIGRRLTESLDGSDGIQRNHKLLLMLDEFPALGRLDFFESALAFMAGYGIRSFLIAQSLNQIDKAYGQNHSILDNCHVRVTFATNDERTAKRISETLGTATELRAQRNYAGHRLAPWLGHLMVSRQETARPLLTPGEVMQLPPDDAVVMVSSVAPIKAKKLRYYADANFKSRVLLPPALAAGQYADAPPSRPDDWSGLAIPAVPGAPALASADDLGGPDDGGPRRQPELSETVAYDLETDAHATDLGLLDDDDDLPLPLPGQFDPAMQRTARLASLDPNDGIDL